CCCAAGCAATGCTTCGCTTATTGGCAACGCCCATAACGACGATTTTTTTTCCGGTTAGAAAACCCATAATTCCACTCCTTAAATTAATAAATAATGATTTCGTTTATTGTTCATGAAAAAGCTCCATGATTTCTTATTATTAGATAAAATTGTTTGATTGTCAAACTAAATTTACGTATTTTACTCTTTTATTGCTAAATAAGGTAAAATGTGTTACTTTGATAGTCAAAGTATTCTGTTTTTTGAGAGGATTTAAATTATGGAAAAATTTTTAACTGAAGAAGAAGTAAAGGAAGTTATTCCTAACCGTTATCCGATTCTTTATATTGATTTTGTGGACACAATTGAATCAGGAAAAAAAATCATAGCAACGAAAAATGTAACAATCAATGAAGATTTTTTTCAAGGGCATTTTCCTGAAAATCCCGTTATGCCAGGAGCATTAATTTTAGAAACTCTAGCACAAGCTGGTTCCATTCTCATTTTAAAATCAGATGAATTTCAAGGAAAAACCGCTTATATTGGAGGCATCAATAAAGCTAAATTTCGACAAAAGGTGTTACCAGGAGATACTTTAAAACTTTCATTTGAAATTACTAAAATAAAGGGAACTGTAGGTACTGCTGAAGCCAAGGCTACTGTTGAAGATAAAATAGCTGCTGAATGCGAATTTACCTTTATTGTCGGAGACCAGTAATCTAAAAGGAAAAACAAAGAAAGTAAGAATGGGAAGGCCGTAATATTTCAATAAGAAATGTTACGGCTTTATTATAATAAGAAAAAACAAGGAGGAATTTCATGGGAAAGATGGGGATTTCGCTCTATCCAGAACGTTCTACTTTTGCCAAGGACAAGGCTTATTTGGATTTGGCGTATAAATATGGGTTTAAACGGGTCTTTACTAGTCTCTTACAAATAGAAAAGGAAAAGAATCAAGTGTTAGCTGAATTTAAGCAAGTCATAGATTATGCTAATTCTCTTGATATGGAAGTTATGGTTGATATCAATCCTCGTCTATTTGAACAATTAGATATTTCATATAATGACTTATCTTTTTTTTATGAGTTAGGCGCAGATGGATTGCGATTAGACTTAGGCTTTACAGGAGCCGAAGAAGCACAAATGACACGCAATCCCTATCGTTTAAAAATTGAAATCAATATGAGTGGTGGGACGAATTATGTGGATAATATTATGTCTTACTCACCAAATACGGATAATCTATTAGGTTCGCATAATTTTTACCCTCATCGTTATACGGGGTTAGGCTATCAGCACTTTGTCTATTGTTCTGAAAAATTTCGAGGTTACAATTTAAACACTATGGCATTTGTTAATTCGCAAGCTGCTACGTTTGGACCTTGGCCAATACAAGACGGATTATGTACACTAGAAGACCATCGTACACTAGCTATTGAAACTCAAGTAAAACATTTACTTCTAACTGGTTTGATTGATGATATTACAGTTGCCAATGCTTATGCATCTGAGGCTGAATTACAAGCTATGGCGGAAAGTTTTCATGCTCTTTATCCGGTCTTACATGTCGATGTTGCCAAAGATATCACAGAAAATGAAAGGCGTTGTTTGTTTAACCATTTGCATAGCTATCGTGGAGATGCTTCGGAATATCTCTTACGTTCTACGATGACTCGGGTTTATTATAAAGATGAAACCTTTCCTGCACATAATACACAAGATATGCTGCGAGGAGATGTGCTGATTGATAATGAAAGATACGGGCAATATAAAGGAGAAACACAGATCGCGTTACAAGCAATGTCAAATGATGGACGGACGAACGTCGTAGGTCGTATTGCTGCAGAAGAGTTATTTTTACTTCAATTTTTAAAACCTTGGTCTAGTTTTGGTTTGGTAGAGAATAAATAAGCTTAAATATTTTACTAGAACGTTATATTTTACGTTCTAGTTTTTGTTTACCATATAAAAATTATGTAAACAAAAACGCAAATTATTTTTATTTATTTGTATTTTTTCGTATACTAGATAAGAAAATTTAATGGTTATGAGGAAAAAGAAAATGAAATATTTAAAATGGTTCATTCCTATTATAGGAATTTTAATTTTTGCTGGTTTGATTTATGCCGGAAATTATTTTTATGAGTATGCTATAATACCTTCTGAAAAAGATTTTTTAAGTCCAGATACTGCTCCAGAAACTGCCGAAGAAAAGCAAGTAGAAAAGTGGTATACCAATGAGGATAACCGCAGTCGTTGGCACGTTCGTTCGGAAGATGGGTTAGAATTATCAGCTATTTTTTTACCGGCTGAAAAACAAAAGAGGAAAACAGCGGTTTTAGCTCATGGATATATGGATACGGCTGAATCTATGGCTGAATATGCTAAAATGTATCATGACATGGGATATAACGTATTAGTGCCGGATGCTCGTGGCCACGGACAAAGCCAGGGAGATTACATTGGCTTTGGTTGGCATGAACGTAAGGACTATCTACGGTGGATCGATCAAGTTTTAAACAGACAAGGAAACGACGAAACGATCACCTTGTATGGAGTAAGTATGGGAGCAGCAACTGTGATGATGGTTTCTGGTGAAAATTTACCTGCAAACGTTGTTTCTATTGTGGAAGATTGTGGCTATGCTTCTGTAAAAGAAGAATTGACCTATCAGTTAAAAGACCAGTTTGATCTGCCAGCCTTTCCATTGATCTCTATAACGAGTGCTGTGACTAAAGTACGTGCTGGGTACTTTTTTGGAGAAGCTGATGCAACAAAACAGTTAGCTAAAAATAAACTCCCCATATTTTTTATTCATGGAAAAGAAGATAAATTTGTTCCCTTTTCAATGTTAGATGAAGTCTATCAAGCAACAGATGCGCCAAAAGAAAAATGGGAAGTAGATCATGCAGCGCACGCTGATAGTTATAAACAAGATCCAGAGCTTTACCAAGAGAAAGTACATTCTTTTTTACAACAACATATAAATAAGTAAATGATGGACAAACACGTAAATGCTAGGTACAATAAGAAAGGTTTAAGGATAGATAGTTTCAGTATATAGAATGGAGGACACAAGTATGTCCATGTTTTTTGATCAAACAACAATCGATGTGAAAGCAGGAAATGGGGGTAACGGCGCAGTTGCTTTTCGTAGGGAAAAATACGTTCCTAATGGTGGACCTGCTGGCGGCGATGGAGGCCGTGGTGGCGATGTTGTATTCGTCGTTGATGAAGGTTTACGAACATTAATGGATTTTCGTTATAACCGACGTTTTAAAGCTAAGTCAGGAGAAAACGGCATGAATAAAAGCATGCACGGCCGGGGAGCGCAAAATCTTTACGTTAAAGTGCCTCAAGGAACGATCGTACGTGATGAAGATACAGGCGCTTTACTTGGTGACTTAGTAGAAAATGGTCAAACCCTTACTATCGCAAAAGGTGGAAGAGGCGGCCGTGGCAATATACACTTTGCTACTGCAAAAAATTCTGCTCCTGAAATTTCAGAAAATGGCGAGCCAGGAGACGAAAGAAAAATTAATTTAGAATTAAGAGTATTAGCAGACGTTGGATTGGTAGGATTTCCTTCTGTTGGAAAATCAACTTTATTATCAGTAGTTTCTTCGGCTAAACCTAAAATTGCTGCCTATCATTTTACTACTTTGGCTCCGAATTTAGGAATGGTTTCTGCTTCAAATGGCGCTAATTTTGTAATAGCTGACCTGCCCGGTCTAATTGAAGGTGCTTCTCAAGGCGTAGGTTTAGGAATTCAATTTCTACGTCACATAGAACGGACAAGAGTTCTTTTGCATGTCATTGATATGAGTGGCATGGAAGGACGCGATCCTTATGAGGACTACCAAGCAATTAATCAAGAATTAGCTTCTTACGATCTTCAGTTATTAGAGCGTCCGCAAATCATTGTTGCAAACAAAATGGATATGCCTGATGCCCAAGAAAACTTGGAAGAATTTAAACAAAAGTTAGCGCAAGAACAAACAGAAGAAGCAAGTGATTTACCGTTAATCTTTCCTATTTCTGGAATAACCAAACAAGGAATTGATACTTTAGTCAATGCTACGGCTGACTTATTAGAAGATGCGCCGATGTTTCCAATTTATGAAGAAGAAACGACAGGAGAAGACACTGTACAATATGGTTATACTTCTGAAAATCCTGATTTTGAAATTCAAAGGGACCCGGATGCTACTTGGGTATTAACTGGTGATAAGTTAGAAAAGCAATTTGAAATGACAAATTTTGATCATGAGGAATCTATTCGACGATTTACTCGGCAGCTACGAAAAATGGGTGTGGATGAGACTTTACGTAAACAAGGGGCAAAAGACGGCGATCTTGTTCGAATTAAAGATTTTGTCTTTGAATTTGTTGAGTAAAGCTATAGGAGCTAAGGAGGCGCGAGACGATGACTGAACGCGTAATTATTATGAACTTTGAAGAAAATGCTAAAGCTTACCAAGCATTTTCTATGATAAAAAAAGTACAAGAAAACCAAGAACTTAGTGGTGAACAAATGGCCGTTGTTACTCATTCAAACGATGAGCAGCATCAATTTAATGTAGAAGATTTCATTGACTTTACTGGTACAAATCAAACTTCAAAGGGCGGCCTTATTGGGATGATTGTTGGCATTTTAGGCGGACCTTTAGGTATAATTTTAGGTTGGTTTGGAGGAAGTGTTATTGGCGCTTCAAGAGACAGTAAAGAAATACGCCAAGCGCAAACAATTTTTGACTTTGTTGGTAATAAAATTGATGTGGGAGAAACAGGTTTAATTTTAATTGCAGATGAAACAGATAACCGACCACTAAACCAAATAATTATGATGGAATTAGGCGGAGAAATTGCTCGCTTTGATTTAGCAGAAGTGCAAGAAGAAATAAGGAAAGCCCAGGAAGTAGAAGAAACAACTAAAGAAAATACCAAAAAAGATTGGGACGAAAAACATAAAGAATAAGCTTGTATTGAAAAGTTTAAAAAAGAAAGACAGGTAATTTATGGAACTGGAATTTTTAGGCACGGGCGCTGGCTTACCAGCCAAGCATCGTAATGTGACAAGTATTGCATTACGTCTTTTAGCCGAGCGTAATGCCGTTTGGTTGTTTGACTGTGGGGAAGGTACGCAAATGCAAATTTTGCATACGACGATTAAACCACGCAAAATTGAAAAAATTTTTATTAGTCATCTGCACGGTGACCATATATTTGGTCTTCCAGGATTGATAACAAGTCGTTCAAATCAGGCAGGGGATAAACCATTAGAAATTTATGGCCCTCGAGGATTAGAAGATTTCATTCGCACGTCCTTGAAAATTTCGAAAACACACTTAAACTATCCGTTAAAATTTATCGAAATTTCTAGTGATGAACAAACCTTATTTGAAGACGAGCAATTTATTGTGTCTTGTAAAAAGTTGGATCATGGGATTGCAAGTTATGGTTTTAGAGTAACTGAAAAAGATCATAAGGGTGAGCTTCAGGTTGAAAAACTAAAAGCTTTGGGAATTCAACCAGGACCTGTTTACGGTAAATTAAAGCAAGGAGAAAGCATAACTTTAGCAGATGGACGCATAGTTGAAGGAAAAGACTTTGTTGGCGAGGATAAAAAAGGTCGTATTGTAACTATTTTAGGCGATACTCGCTACACGACAAATGCGATTGCTTTGGCAGAAGATGCCGATGTCTTGGTGCATGAAAGTACTTTTAATAAACATGAAGAAAAACTTGCTAAGTCTTACTACCATTCGACAACACAGCAAGCAGCAAAAGTTGCGAAAAAAGCCGGTGTTAACCAACTGATCTTAACTCATATTAGCGCGCGTTATTTGAATAAAGATGCGATTGAACTAGAAAAAGAAGCGCAAGAAGTCTTTTCTCAAACGACGATAGCCAAGGATTTTTATTGGTTAGAAATTCCATTTCAAGCAAGGGAGGAAAGTTAAAAGCAATGAATTTAAAAAATAAAACTATTCTAGTGACTGGAGCTTCTTCTGGTTTAGGAGAGCAGATTTGTTATGAAGCAGCTAAGAAGGGCGCTATTGTTATTGTTTGTGCTCGTCGCATCCAATTGATTGGCCAAGTAAAAGAAAAATGTAGTGAATTAAGTCAAAATGACGCATATGCTTTTCAATTGGACATTTCAGACCCTCAAAGTATTGAACGTGTATATGAAAAAGTTAAAGAAGAGGTCGGTTCCGTCGACTATTTAGTTAACGATGCTGGTTTTGGTTATTATGAGGATTTTGTGGCATTTGAACAAGCAAAAATTCGGGAAATGTTTGAAGTCAATGTCTTAGGCTTAATGCTTTTGACACAACGAGTAGCTATTGATATGTTGGAAGCTAAAAAAGGTCATATTATAAATGTTTCTTCTATGGCTGGAAAAATGGCAACACCTAAATCAAGTGTGTATTCCGCTACAAAGTTTGCCGTACTTGGCTTTTCCAATGCTTTACGTTTGGAATTAAAACCATTTGGTATTAATGTTACTACGGTAAATCCAGGCCCTATTCAAACAGAATTTTTTGATAAAGCAGACCCAAGCGGAAATTATTTAGCACAAGTAGGGGCTCTTGCGATTAAACCAGATAAATTAGCTACTAAAATTGTTAAACAGATGAATCATCCTAAGCGAGAAATTAACCAGCCAGTTATTATGGAGTTTGCTGCTCGAGCTTACCAGCTATTTCCTAAAGTAGGTGATTTTTTAGCTGGTGGAATATTTAACCAAAAATAGCTTAAATAAAAAAGGTATTAGTTAGGAGTGTGTTTATATGAAAAATCAATGGCGAATTATTCTTGGGTTAGTTTTAACCTTATTGATCGTATTATTTGCGGTGATGAACAACATGGATGTGCCAATCAACTTTGGTTTTTCTCAATTATCAGCACCACTTGTCATTATCATTATAGGTTCGGCATTTTTAGGAGCCATTATTATTGCACTAGTGGCTACAAGTACAATTTGGCAACAAAAAAAAGAAATCAAAAGATTAAAGAAACAATTAGGCGAATTGGAACAATCTATTGATCAAAAAGTGGCGGATAAACGAAAAGAGCTGGAAAGAGAGTACAATAATAAGCTTGCTGCTTTACAATCAGATAATGAAGCTCAAGACCCATCCACTGAGAACCAACAAGAAGAAAATACAGAAGAACAAAATACAAAAAGCGAGTAAAAAAGCTAGCAAAGAAGGACTCTTTAACAAAAATATGTCCTTTCTTTGCTTCTTTACTTAGGTTTGGTATAATACAGTGTTGTGGTTAGGAGTGATTGCTTGAAACAAGCGAATTATCATTGGCAATTGTCTGAAACAGTGGAATTGCCCCAAGAGTTTATTGAACAATTAAAAAATGAAAGCCTCCCTCTATTTTTAGGCCAGCTTTTATGGCAGCGTGGAATAAAAACGGCGGAAGCAATCAAAACTTTTTTTCACCCAGCGCTTGATCAGCTTTATGATCCTTTCAATTTATTTGATATGGAAAAAGCTGTTACAAGAGTTCAAAAAGCGTTGGAAAATGAAGAAAAGATTTTGATTTATGGCGATTATGACGCTGATGGGATTACTAGTACATCTCTTATGAAAGAAACATTAGAGCTTTTAGGTGCTGATGTTAGCTATTATTTGCCTAACCGGTTCAAAGATGGCTATGGCCCTAATATAGAAGTATACAAAGAAAAGATTGCGGACGGCGTCGGGTTAATTTTAACGGTAGATAACGGCGTTGGAGGAAGTGAAGCGATTGATTTTGCTAATAGTCAGGAAGTCGATGTCATTGTAACAGATCATCATGAGCTTCCCTCAAATTTACCTAACGCATATGCTATTATTCACCCTCGCCACCCTGAAGGGCACTACCCGTTTGGTGAATTAGCCGGCGTAGGTGTTGCTTTTAAGTTCGCTTGCGCTTTACTTGATGAAGTTCCCACTGATTTTTTAGATTTAGTAGCTGTTGGCACAGTTGCTGACATGGTTTCCTTAACGGACGAAAACAGAGTATTAGTGGTTTTTGGTTTACAAGCTTTAAAGCAAACACAACGAATTGGTTTACTTGAGTTACTGCGGGTAAGTCAGGTTTCATCTGAAACAATGGATGAGTCGACCATAGGATTTGCTATTGCCCCTCGTTTGAATGCACTAGGTCGCCTAAAAGACCCTAATGAAGCCGTAGAATTATTGACAACCTTTGATCAAGATAAAGCTCGCTATTTATCTGATCAGCTTAATCAGATCAATAACGAAAGAAAAACAATAACACAAGAAATTACCGAAGAAGCTATGCAACAAATTCAAGCAGACAAAAAAATCCAAATTATTAGTGGGGAAAATTGGCATGAAGGTGTATTAGGAATTGTGGCCGGAAATATAGCTCAAAAGGTTGGTCAGCCGACGATTGTTTTAACTTATACACAAGAAGGCCTATTAAAAGGTTCCGGGCGCAGCGTAGATTCGGTGAATCTATTTAAACTGTTAGATCAAGTTCGAGAATTAATGGCAAGTTTTGGAGGCCACCATGCTGCTGTAGGGCTTAGCATAACAAGTGATAATTTATCTTATTTTATTGAAAAAATTGATGAAATTTTAGAAGTTAACCAAGTTCAACCTGTAAACCATTTGTCTATTGATGCTACTCTAAGTTTAGCCGATGTTAGCTTACAACATATTGAAGCGATGCAGTCACTAGCTCCTTTTGGAATGGACAATCCTTTACCTTATATTTTATTCAAAGACTGCACTGTGATAAATACTCGTGCTGTCGGAGCAGATGGGAATCATTTGAAGCTATCTATAAAGGATGATTCGCAAGCAAATGTGGAAGGAATTGGTTTTGGTTTTGGACCAGACATTACAGAATTTCAAAGCGAACCAGCTGATATTGTAGCTCAATTATCTATTAATGAGTGGAATCACAAACGTATTCCTCAAATTATGCTAAAGGACTACTGTATTGATGATCTACAAGTGTTTGATTATCGTTCTAAAAAATATCAACAAAATTTGTCTTTTATAACGCCGACCTTATTTGTTAGCTTTTCTAGCAAAGAAACAACAAAGTTAGCAGATAAAATTGACCATCCAATTGTAACGTATGAGGATCAAGAAACTTTTCTTAATCAGATTAATGACGTTACTTTCCAGCAGTTGGTATTAGCAAACTGTCCAATTGATTTAAATGAAGCCAAAAAAGCGATTGAACTCGCTCAAGTTTCTCGTGTCTTTTTCTTATGTTCAGCAAAAGATGAGGCTTATTTAGATGGAATTGGTACTAGAGAACAATATGCAAAGTTATTTCAATTTATTAGTAAACAACAATGGACTGATGTAAGATATAAATTGTCACTTATTGCACAACATTTAGATATTCCCGAAAATCTATTGGCTTTTATGATTCAGGTGTTTTTTGACTTAGGTTTTGTTACAATAAAGGATGGAATGATGAATCAAGTGCAAAATCCAAAACCTCATGCATTGTCAGAAAGTCAAACCTACCAAAAACGTTTGAGTAAGATTAAAACAGAGGAATTTTTATTATTAAGTGATCTACCAACATTAAAACATTGGTTATCAACATAAAAACGACGAGGCAGAATTAAAATAAAAGATTTTAAGCGCGTCTATTAGGAGGAAAACGAGTGAATTTAGAAGATTATATTGCAAGCATTCCTGATTATCCTGAAAAAGGAGTTACTTTTAGAGATATTTCACCACTTATGGCAGATGGTGAAGCCTTTCGTGCGGCAGTTAATGAAATTGTAGAGTATGCTAACCAAAAGCAAATTGATATGGTAGTTGGTCCAGAAGCTCGTGGTTTTATTGTGGGCTGTCCAGTTGCCTATGAGTTAGGCGTTGGATTTGCACCTGTGCGTAAGCCTGGCAAGTTGCCTCGTAAAACAATTGAAGTAACCTATGATAAAGAATATGGAGAAGATACCTTATCACTTCACGAAGACGCTATTAAACCTGGACAACGCGTACTTATCTGCGATGATCTATTAGCAACTGGTGGTACTGTAAAAGCTACAACCGAGCTAGTGGAAAAATTAGGGGGAACTGTAGTGGGTTGTGCTTTTCTAATCGAGCTATTAGATTTACATGGACGAGATAAAATTAAAGACTATGAAATTCTTACTTTGTTAGATTATTGATATGAGTGAGTGGGAAACGGACGCTTTTCAAAAAGGAAGGCGTCTTTTTTTATTTAGGGATAAAAGTCAACTATTGTTGTTATAAAAAAGAGTCAAAAACCTAACGATCATACGGTCTTGACTCATTGAACGAATGTAGCGATTTTGAATAATAAGTAACAACTTAGTGTATTTACGGTTTGGTTTGATAGCGATGTGTGTGGCGTTTATATTCTATTTGTGTGTTTTTTTCATCGTCCCAAAGTAGTAACCATAAGGTAATTAAAGGGCTAACAAATAAGGCAGAAACAAGGAAACCAAAATGACCAATAGCAATACCAATTATTAATACAGCGATAATAAATCCAAAACGACGGGTTCCTTTCATAATGATCTCATCCTTTCTATATACGAACTAACGTTTGCATACTTATTATACGAATATTTGTTCCCTTTGTAAAGTGAAAAATAAAAAGATCTTCGAAAAAATGAAGATCTTACTGGTTTTGTGCTAAAAATGGCGATAAAGTCCGACGACTTCTCCTAATATTTTCACTATGGGTAAGATAATAGGTTCCATAAAATCATTTTCTGGTTGTAAACGAATATGATCCTTTTCTTTATAAAATCTCTTACAAGTAGCTTCTTCTTCTTCTGTCATTGCAATAACAATGTCTCCGTTTTCGGCGGAGTCTTGTTTTCTAACAATCACCTGATCCCCGTCTAAAATTCCGGCGTTAATCATGCTTTCTCCTCGGATAGTTAACATGAATAACTGTCCATCTTGGGTGGTTAAGTTA
This region of Tetragenococcus osmophilus genomic DNA includes:
- a CDS encoding adenine phosphoribosyltransferase, coding for MNLEDYIASIPDYPEKGVTFRDISPLMADGEAFRAAVNEIVEYANQKQIDMVVGPEARGFIVGCPVAYELGVGFAPVRKPGKLPRKTIEVTYDKEYGEDTLSLHEDAIKPGQRVLICDDLLATGGTVKATTELVEKLGGTVVGCAFLIELLDLHGRDKIKDYEILTLLDY
- the fabZ gene encoding 3-hydroxyacyl-ACP dehydratase FabZ, which gives rise to MEKFLTEEEVKEVIPNRYPILYIDFVDTIESGKKIIATKNVTINEDFFQGHFPENPVMPGALILETLAQAGSILILKSDEFQGKTAYIGGINKAKFRQKVLPGDTLKLSFEITKIKGTVGTAEAKATVEDKIAAECEFTFIVGDQ
- the rnz gene encoding ribonuclease Z, translating into MELEFLGTGAGLPAKHRNVTSIALRLLAERNAVWLFDCGEGTQMQILHTTIKPRKIEKIFISHLHGDHIFGLPGLITSRSNQAGDKPLEIYGPRGLEDFIRTSLKISKTHLNYPLKFIEISSDEQTLFEDEQFIVSCKKLDHGIASYGFRVTEKDHKGELQVEKLKALGIQPGPVYGKLKQGESITLADGRIVEGKDFVGEDKKGRIVTILGDTRYTTNAIALAEDADVLVHESTFNKHEEKLAKSYYHSTTQQAAKVAKKAGVNQLILTHISARYLNKDAIELEKEAQEVFSQTTIAKDFYWLEIPFQAREES
- a CDS encoding LapA family protein, translating into MKNQWRIILGLVLTLLIVLFAVMNNMDVPINFGFSQLSAPLVIIIIGSAFLGAIIIALVATSTIWQQKKEIKRLKKQLGELEQSIDQKVADKRKELEREYNNKLAALQSDNEAQDPSTENQQEENTEEQNTKSE
- a CDS encoding DUF456 domain-containing protein — protein: MTERVIIMNFEENAKAYQAFSMIKKVQENQELSGEQMAVVTHSNDEQHQFNVEDFIDFTGTNQTSKGGLIGMIVGILGGPLGIILGWFGGSVIGASRDSKEIRQAQTIFDFVGNKIDVGETGLILIADETDNRPLNQIIMMELGGEIARFDLAEVQEEIRKAQEVEETTKENTKKDWDEKHKE
- a CDS encoding DUF871 domain-containing protein codes for the protein MGKMGISLYPERSTFAKDKAYLDLAYKYGFKRVFTSLLQIEKEKNQVLAEFKQVIDYANSLDMEVMVDINPRLFEQLDISYNDLSFFYELGADGLRLDLGFTGAEEAQMTRNPYRLKIEINMSGGTNYVDNIMSYSPNTDNLLGSHNFYPHRYTGLGYQHFVYCSEKFRGYNLNTMAFVNSQAATFGPWPIQDGLCTLEDHRTLAIETQVKHLLLTGLIDDITVANAYASEAELQAMAESFHALYPVLHVDVAKDITENERRCLFNHLHSYRGDASEYLLRSTMTRVYYKDETFPAHNTQDMLRGDVLIDNERYGQYKGETQIALQAMSNDGRTNVVGRIAAEELFLLQFLKPWSSFGLVENK
- a CDS encoding alpha/beta hydrolase, with protein sequence MKYLKWFIPIIGILIFAGLIYAGNYFYEYAIIPSEKDFLSPDTAPETAEEKQVEKWYTNEDNRSRWHVRSEDGLELSAIFLPAEKQKRKTAVLAHGYMDTAESMAEYAKMYHDMGYNVLVPDARGHGQSQGDYIGFGWHERKDYLRWIDQVLNRQGNDETITLYGVSMGAATVMMVSGENLPANVVSIVEDCGYASVKEELTYQLKDQFDLPAFPLISITSAVTKVRAGYFFGEADATKQLAKNKLPIFFIHGKEDKFVPFSMLDEVYQATDAPKEKWEVDHAAHADSYKQDPELYQEKVHSFLQQHINK
- the obgE gene encoding GTPase ObgE translates to MSMFFDQTTIDVKAGNGGNGAVAFRREKYVPNGGPAGGDGGRGGDVVFVVDEGLRTLMDFRYNRRFKAKSGENGMNKSMHGRGAQNLYVKVPQGTIVRDEDTGALLGDLVENGQTLTIAKGGRGGRGNIHFATAKNSAPEISENGEPGDERKINLELRVLADVGLVGFPSVGKSTLLSVVSSAKPKIAAYHFTTLAPNLGMVSASNGANFVIADLPGLIEGASQGVGLGIQFLRHIERTRVLLHVIDMSGMEGRDPYEDYQAINQELASYDLQLLERPQIIVANKMDMPDAQENLEEFKQKLAQEQTEEASDLPLIFPISGITKQGIDTLVNATADLLEDAPMFPIYEEETTGEDTVQYGYTSENPDFEIQRDPDATWVLTGDKLEKQFEMTNFDHEESIRRFTRQLRKMGVDETLRKQGAKDGDLVRIKDFVFEFVE
- the recJ gene encoding single-stranded-DNA-specific exonuclease RecJ; protein product: MKQANYHWQLSETVELPQEFIEQLKNESLPLFLGQLLWQRGIKTAEAIKTFFHPALDQLYDPFNLFDMEKAVTRVQKALENEEKILIYGDYDADGITSTSLMKETLELLGADVSYYLPNRFKDGYGPNIEVYKEKIADGVGLILTVDNGVGGSEAIDFANSQEVDVIVTDHHELPSNLPNAYAIIHPRHPEGHYPFGELAGVGVAFKFACALLDEVPTDFLDLVAVGTVADMVSLTDENRVLVVFGLQALKQTQRIGLLELLRVSQVSSETMDESTIGFAIAPRLNALGRLKDPNEAVELLTTFDQDKARYLSDQLNQINNERKTITQEITEEAMQQIQADKKIQIISGENWHEGVLGIVAGNIAQKVGQPTIVLTYTQEGLLKGSGRSVDSVNLFKLLDQVRELMASFGGHHAAVGLSITSDNLSYFIEKIDEILEVNQVQPVNHLSIDATLSLADVSLQHIEAMQSLAPFGMDNPLPYILFKDCTVINTRAVGADGNHLKLSIKDDSQANVEGIGFGFGPDITEFQSEPADIVAQLSINEWNHKRIPQIMLKDYCIDDLQVFDYRSKKYQQNLSFITPTLFVSFSSKETTKLADKIDHPIVTYEDQETFLNQINDVTFQQLVLANCPIDLNEAKKAIELAQVSRVFFLCSAKDEAYLDGIGTREQYAKLFQFISKQQWTDVRYKLSLIAQHLDIPENLLAFMIQVFFDLGFVTIKDGMMNQVQNPKPHALSESQTYQKRLSKIKTEEFLLLSDLPTLKHWLST
- a CDS encoding SDR family NAD(P)-dependent oxidoreductase, producing the protein MNLKNKTILVTGASSGLGEQICYEAAKKGAIVIVCARRIQLIGQVKEKCSELSQNDAYAFQLDISDPQSIERVYEKVKEEVGSVDYLVNDAGFGYYEDFVAFEQAKIREMFEVNVLGLMLLTQRVAIDMLEAKKGHIINVSSMAGKMATPKSSVYSATKFAVLGFSNALRLELKPFGINVTTVNPGPIQTEFFDKADPSGNYLAQVGALAIKPDKLATKIVKQMNHPKREINQPVIMEFAARAYQLFPKVGDFLAGGIFNQK